In Bradyrhizobium sp. 200, the sequence CCGTGTTAAAGACGGTAAAGCGCTTGAGAAACGGGATGGCACCCGGCTCCTCGCCGGCCTCCGCGGCGCGCCGACGTTCGTCGTCTGGGGTGAAGCGATCGGCATAGACGACGGTCGTTCCCCGCTCGCCCTTTCTGACATGGCCGCCGAGCCCGAGTGCCTGGCGGAAGGTTAGCCAGCTCTGTCCGGAAAAGCCGTGCTCGATAACGGCACCCCATAGGATCAGCACGTTAATCCCGGAATATCCGCGCTGCGTCGACGCGTTGCGCGGCATCGCGAGCGGCGCCTTGATCGCCGCCGTCCCCCAGGGCTGAACCCACGGAATACGGCCGGCCTCCAGCTCGGCTATGATCTTGTCGGTGATTTCGGTGTAAAGGCTCGTTCGGTCGTTGCCGGCACGAACTCGGGCGGCATGTCCAGACATCGCGGTTCTCCGCGACGGGCGCCGGAGGCCTCTCCCCCGATCTTCAACCCGTCGCGTCGGACCCGGCCCGCACTCTCACTCTCCATGGCGGTGACGGGGACACGGACTGCGCATCCGCCGTAAATGGAGGCCACTCCTGGCTTGAGATCAGGTGCGCGCGCTGCAAGACGCCGAGCGATGTCAACCTCGCGGCGATGAAGCAACCGCCGACCACCTTCGTGCGCGATCTCGCCAGTCGGCTGCGCTGCCGCAAATGCGGCAAGGCGGGCCGACGTCCCGCGACGACCCAATACAATTGGCTAGGCAGCCCGCCACCCGCGAACCGAAGACGGAGCACACCGTTAGCACGCGCGGAGTACGACTGGTCAACGCCGTCCCTTCGACGCCGAAGCGTAGCGGAGGCAAGAGAGAAGGCAGCCGACGAAGGAGCAGTGATAGCGACGCGGGCATGAAATGCCCGCGGGCACCGAGGCGACTGCAGTCGCGAGACCGGTTAACAAGGCACCCGCGTTCGGGGCAGTGATAGCGGCGCCGTCATGTAATGCCGGCGGCCCCTAACGCGAGAGCCTCCGGCGAGCGACACCGTACCCGCGCAAGGGATCGAAGCCGGGACGGCCGAGACGCGTCAGCGGCTCGGTTCACGAGAGCCCGGTGCGGCGGAAGCCGCATGCGCACAGGCAGAAGAATCCGCTTGGACTTGAGTCAGAAGATCTAGATTTCCTCGCGCGCATTCGTCTGGGCGTCATAGATCCTGATCTGGAGCATGGGAGAACGCTTCTTTAGTTCTTCTCCACCTGCCCTGGCCCCGTCTTTGGTCGCAAATTCGGCTTTAAGTCGGCCGTCCACTTCAAGCGCGTAACCAGAGGCCGGCAGTTCACGGGTCGCTGCAACCATTTCAATCCTTTTGTGCAGTGAGGCGGTTGGGATCGATGGGTTAGCGTGAGTCGCCCAAACCACGCCAGAGCCACCTGCGCGACTGTGGGGATAGGCCCCCGTTCGTTGTGGATTGACGCCCCGCATTGGAGTTCATCAAGGATGGGCATTTGCGTCGTCTGAACAGTCGGAGGGCTTTCCGCTTGCGCGGATGCAGGCGCGGTAGAGCCACGGCGCGACGTAGCTGCCCTTCCAGATTCCGCGGCCGGCGTGTTCGGCGTCGCGCTGAGCGCCACCATATCTCCCTTTGGAGTATTGGGGCCAATCCAGCGCCAAGCCCTTGCGTACAAGCCACTCGCCAAGATCGGTGCCGCCGGCTGAACAGGTCGCAATCGTCCGGCCATATGGGTCGAAGCTAACGGGCGAGCAGCTAACCGGACGCCGGGCAATGAATGCGTCGAGGTCATTTGCTGCCTGCGCGCCACAACGATATTGCGAACTGTCTTCGCCGCGGCATAGCTGGCTGCTCTCCGGCGCGTCGACACCCCAGAGCCGGATGCGCGTTCCCTGAATTTCCAGTGTGTCGCCATCAACGACACTGGCTTGACCAACAAGGTCATCAGCCAGCGCCTCGCCCGAGAAGAGCAGGAGCATCAATACCAGTGTCCGGCACTTGTTCATGGTGTTGGATACCC encodes:
- a CDS encoding thermonuclease family protein, encoding MLLLFSGEALADDLVGQASVVDGDTLEIQGTRIRLWGVDAPESSQLCRGEDSSQYRCGAQAANDLDAFIARRPVSCSPVSFDPYGRTIATCSAGGTDLGEWLVRKGLALDWPQYSKGRYGGAQRDAEHAGRGIWKGSYVAPWLYRACIRASGKPSDCSDDANAHP